The following are encoded in a window of Staphylospora marina genomic DNA:
- a CDS encoding UDP-N-acetylmuramoyl-L-alanyl-D-glutamate--2,6-diaminopimelate ligase, whose translation MRLETLIRPLLNCRTTGDTGTEIGGISIDSREVKPGDLFIALRGFTVDGHRFVRQAVEKGAAAVLVEEPVEASVPVIQVPDTRRAMAVVADRFYGMPTRDLKLIGITGTNGKTTTSYLIEALLAGVGRKTGVIGTIRMKIGDREFPVKNTTPEAVELQKMFRMMSDEGCEYSVIEASSHALDLGRTRGCRFRIGVFTNLTQDHLDYHGTMDNYREAKGLLFSQLGNDYREDPRQTPCAILNADDDASAYFARITPAQVITYGIDRPADVRAENIRITPEGTSFTLRTFKGDAELSLRLIGKFNVYNVLAAVSVGLVEGLELPEICRILSVVEGVSGRFEPVRAGQPFTVLVDYAHTPDSLENVLATVKELATGRILTVVGCGGDRDRTKRPKMAKIAAEMSDVAIFTSDNPRSEDPDAIIRDMLTGVPETGANRVLSIVDRREAIHHAVNVANPGDIVLIAGKGHETYQEIKGIRHDFDDRQVAREAILRRKESGGVE comes from the coding sequence GTGAAACCGGGAGATTTGTTCATCGCCCTCAGGGGATTCACCGTCGACGGTCACCGGTTTGTCCGGCAGGCCGTGGAAAAAGGCGCGGCGGCGGTGTTGGTGGAGGAGCCGGTGGAAGCGTCGGTGCCGGTCATTCAAGTTCCCGACACCCGTCGGGCCATGGCCGTCGTGGCCGACCGGTTTTACGGGATGCCCACCCGTGATCTCAAACTGATCGGCATCACCGGAACCAACGGGAAAACCACCACATCGTACCTGATCGAAGCCTTGCTTGCCGGCGTGGGCCGCAAGACGGGAGTGATCGGAACGATCCGGATGAAGATCGGAGATCGCGAGTTTCCGGTGAAGAATACGACACCGGAAGCGGTGGAGTTGCAAAAAATGTTTCGGATGATGTCTGACGAGGGTTGTGAGTATTCAGTCATTGAGGCCTCGTCCCATGCCCTGGATCTGGGGAGAACGCGGGGATGCCGGTTTCGCATCGGCGTCTTCACCAATTTGACCCAAGATCATCTGGATTACCATGGTACGATGGACAACTACCGGGAGGCCAAAGGACTCCTTTTCAGCCAACTCGGCAACGACTACCGGGAAGATCCCCGTCAGACGCCTTGCGCGATTCTCAATGCGGATGACGATGCTTCCGCCTATTTCGCCCGAATCACGCCGGCACAGGTCATCACGTACGGCATCGACCGACCGGCGGATGTGCGCGCGGAAAACATTCGGATCACTCCGGAAGGAACTTCGTTCACCCTGCGGACGTTCAAGGGCGATGCGGAACTTTCGCTCCGGTTGATCGGCAAGTTCAACGTCTACAATGTGCTCGCCGCCGTCAGCGTGGGACTGGTGGAAGGGTTGGAGTTGCCGGAGATCTGCCGGATCCTGTCCGTGGTGGAAGGAGTCAGCGGGCGTTTCGAACCGGTGAGGGCCGGGCAGCCGTTCACCGTGTTGGTGGACTACGCGCATACGCCCGACAGCCTCGAAAACGTGCTTGCCACGGTGAAAGAGCTGGCCACCGGCCGGATCCTGACCGTGGTCGGTTGCGGGGGGGACCGGGATCGCACCAAACGTCCGAAAATGGCAAAAATCGCCGCGGAAATGAGTGATGTGGCCATTTTCACGTCGGACAATCCCCGGTCTGAGGACCCGGATGCGATCATTCGGGACATGTTGACCGGCGTGCCGGAAACGGGGGCAAACCGGGTGCTGTCGATCGTTGATCGGCGGGAAGCCATTCATCATGCCGTGAATGTGGCGAACCCGGGAGACATCGTCCTCATCGCCGGCAAGGGACACGAAACGTATCAGGAAATCAAGGGAATCCGTCATGATTTCGATGACCGGCAAGTCGCCCGGGAGGCGATTCTCCGGCGGAAGGAAAGCGGGGGAGTGGAATGA